A single window of Scylla paramamosain isolate STU-SP2022 chromosome 41, ASM3559412v1, whole genome shotgun sequence DNA harbors:
- the LOC135092952 gene encoding uncharacterized protein LOC135092952 — MEGNPEKVIRILRITEANQSLILSSVFPWSEETSTGREVSCKGAGGKFSIPLHKVWLDCGYITGEVTVGVKETLCCFSGVSSQVHPAAILRPPGQGDEVGYGRIFRQLPLRRCRRLQQQTPASRRSLDATPPPHRRSLAATPPPPRRSLAATPPPHRRCPAATPLAAAPSRPYASRPYAAPRCPAALTAPHPTALSSWPLPLASSLSQSRTLLHVTSAGPSSFLLLPGALPLASSRLRLQLFIGDYLRSIAQD; from the exons atggagggaaatCCAGAGAAGGTGATTAGAATCCTTCGGATTACGGAAGCTAACCAGAGTCTGATCTTAAGTAGTGTATTCCCATGGAGTGAGGAGACCAGCACTGGCAGAGAGGTCTCATGCAAGGGTGCAGGAGGCAAGTTCAGTATTCCCCTCCACAAAGTTTGGCTGGATTGTGGATACATCACtggagaggtgacggtgggagtgaaggagacactgt GTTGTTTTTCTGGAGTGAGCAGCCAAGTCCACCCTGCTGCTATCCTCCGACCACCCGGCCAAGGCGACGAGGTTGGCTACGGGCGGATCTTCCGGCAGCTGCCCCTTCGCcggtgtcgccgcctccagcagcaAACCCCGGCCTCCCGACGCAGCCTGGACGCCACCCCGCCGCCTCACCGACGCAGCCTGGCCGCCACCCCGCCGCCTCCCCGACGCAGCCTGGCCGCCACCCCGCCGCCTCACCGACGCTGCCCGGCCGCCACCCCGCTGGCCGCCGCCCCCAGCCGCCCGTATGCCAGCCGCCCGTATGCCGCCCCCCGCTGCCCGGCCGCCCTCACGGCGCCCCACCCCACGGCACTCTCCAGCTGGCCCTTGCCACTGGccagcagtctctcccagtcgcggacgctcctccacgtaacttctgccggcccctccagtttcctgctgTTACCTGGAGCCCTCCCACTGGCCTCGTCCCGCCTCCGTCTACAGCTCTTCATTGGGGATTACCTACGGTCCATCGCCcaggattaa